The following are encoded in a window of Chryseobacterium sp. genomic DNA:
- a CDS encoding TonB-dependent siderophore receptor, with the protein MKRRLVSVGLLALTLPAYAQMKFVEDSDTLRVQQIEDINLHKTGNPNNARTLTTKSNLTVMENPQPIAIVTHEIIEQQQAKQLSEVLQNVNGLYITSARGNSQDSFGGRGFNFGNDNIFKNGARVNSGVFPEVTGLERVEVLKGGNAMLYGNVAAGGVVNLITKKPRFSFGGSIGMNAGSWNSYKPTVDFYGPLSKNVAFRVNGTYETAESFRDVVESQKYYFNPSVLFNIGEKSQLIIEADYLKHDLTPDFGIGAIENKDKSYALNTFLPRNAFVGTDWQYQNVEQVTAGLTFNHQFNDLWTLNTVASFQNYTKDFFSTERVTWSYDNANRLKWNRPLNKTYNEQNYTSLQLNLNGELNTGKLNHKILIGTDGDYGVADAYTFRNPETGKNFGTSYTYGSNGGTGLLYMDDPSTWAGGAMPMSENKDRTRIPTQRFGIYAQDFISLNEQFKVLAGLRWSYIESESTKSDYLDNTDSPGGKTVDRAFSPKAGIVYMPNDNLSAFATYTNSFVANTGRDIYDNVLKPSIIDQFEVGMKKNFWNNAVALNLTVYQIDNRNFYQTAEFTAEGNPNSDTTVKDFAGKMRSRGVELDITGNPLPNLSIIAGASYNHSVYLDTPETFGYVENQRLVRTPATTANASVFYTFAKYVKGLKIGGGVYFVGDRIAGWNDTKELLDSRNGVSRMLEVGDYATASLSFGYEWKKFSLMGKIGNLFDAVEYNYHENYSVNPITPRNYYLTLTYKL; encoded by the coding sequence CAGTCATGGAGAATCCGCAACCCATAGCCATCGTAACCCACGAAATCATAGAGCAACAGCAGGCGAAGCAGTTAAGTGAAGTACTTCAGAACGTAAACGGTCTTTATATTACCTCAGCACGCGGAAATTCCCAGGACAGTTTTGGTGGACGCGGATTCAACTTCGGAAACGATAATATTTTTAAGAATGGCGCCCGTGTAAACAGTGGTGTTTTCCCTGAAGTTACAGGTCTGGAGCGTGTGGAAGTACTGAAGGGTGGAAACGCGATGCTTTACGGAAATGTAGCCGCTGGCGGAGTGGTTAATCTGATCACCAAAAAACCACGTTTCAGTTTTGGTGGCAGCATCGGCATGAACGCCGGCAGTTGGAACTCTTATAAACCTACAGTTGATTTTTACGGCCCACTGAGTAAAAATGTTGCTTTCCGCGTGAACGGCACCTACGAAACTGCCGAAAGTTTCCGCGATGTGGTAGAGTCCCAGAAGTATTATTTCAATCCGTCTGTACTGTTTAACATTGGCGAAAAATCTCAGCTTATAATAGAAGCCGATTACCTGAAACATGACCTAACGCCCGATTTCGGCATTGGCGCCATTGAAAATAAAGACAAATCTTACGCACTAAACACCTTCCTGCCAAGAAATGCGTTTGTTGGCACCGACTGGCAGTACCAGAATGTAGAGCAGGTTACTGCAGGACTCACCTTCAATCATCAGTTCAATGATTTATGGACATTGAATACGGTGGCTTCTTTTCAAAACTACACCAAGGATTTCTTTTCCACTGAACGTGTTACCTGGTCTTACGACAATGCAAACCGCCTGAAATGGAACAGACCTCTGAACAAGACTTACAACGAGCAAAATTACACTTCACTTCAGCTAAACCTGAACGGGGAACTGAATACAGGCAAGCTGAACCATAAAATCCTGATCGGGACCGACGGAGATTACGGCGTAGCCGACGCTTACACCTTCCGGAATCCGGAAACCGGCAAAAACTTCGGAACGTCTTACACTTATGGCAGTAATGGAGGAACCGGCTTGCTGTATATGGATGATCCTTCCACGTGGGCCGGAGGCGCCATGCCAATGTCTGAAAATAAGGACAGAACACGCATACCTACACAGCGTTTCGGGATTTACGCTCAGGACTTCATCAGCCTTAACGAGCAGTTCAAGGTACTTGCCGGCTTAAGATGGTCTTATATTGAAAGTGAGAGTACCAAAAGCGATTATCTGGACAATACGGACAGCCCGGGCGGCAAAACGGTAGACCGTGCATTTTCGCCAAAAGCAGGTATCGTTTATATGCCGAATGACAATCTTTCTGCCTTTGCAACTTACACCAATTCTTTTGTAGCCAATACCGGCCGCGATATTTACGATAATGTGCTGAAACCATCGATTATAGATCAGTTTGAGGTGGGCATGAAAAAGAATTTCTGGAATAATGCTGTAGCACTCAACCTGACGGTTTATCAGATAGATAACCGTAACTTCTACCAAACAGCTGAATTCACAGCAGAGGGAAATCCTAATTCGGATACCACAGTTAAGGATTTTGCAGGTAAGATGCGCAGCCGTGGTGTAGAACTTGATATTACCGGCAACCCGCTTCCAAACCTGTCCATCATTGCCGGGGCATCCTATAACCATTCTGTATATCTGGATACACCGGAGACCTTCGGTTATGTAGAAAATCAGCGGTTGGTCCGCACACCTGCCACAACGGCTAATGCATCAGTATTTTACACTTTTGCCAAATATGTGAAAGGCCTGAAAATCGGCGGCGGCGTTTACTTTGTGGGAGACCGTATCGCGGGCTGGAACGATACCAAAGAACTGCTGGACAGCCGTAACGGCGTCTCCCGTATGCTTGAGGTGGGCGACTATGCCACCGCATCACTAAGTTTCGGATACGAATGGAAAAAATTCTCCCTGATGGGAAAAATAGGAAACCTGTTTGATGCTGTGGAATACAATTACCATGAGAATTACTCGGTGAACCCCATCACGCCGCGCAATTACTACCTCACCCTTACCTACAAACTTTAA
- a CDS encoding hydroxymethylglutaryl-CoA reductase, degradative has protein sequence MEFKSSYMNQQPVEGFSKLSKQRKIDWLIKEYLSGDRSYEQILQQYWNGDAVLQKLHEEFSENTISNFYMPYGIAPNFLIDGKLLALPMAVEESSVVAAASKAAKFWIDKGGFKTTIINTKKLGHTHFIINVEPHKLQHFFNFKLKKRLFEATEEITKNMRNRGGGILNIRLIDKTADLENYFQLKASFDTVDSMGANFINSCLEQFGKTLTEEVAKDETFTREEKESLQIVMNILSNFTPDCIVRAEVSCKIEDLKDDSGISNEEFATKFKRAVTIAEIEPFRATTHNKGIMNGVDAVVIATGNDFRATEACAHAYAAKDGKYSSLTHCTIDNGIFRFWIDLPISVGVVGGLTNLHPLVKFSLALLGKPSAQELMSILAVSGLAQNFAAIRSLVTTGIQKGHMKMHLLNILNQLGATEEEKNHFVTYFKDKTVTHHEVITQFNSLRAK, from the coding sequence TTGGAATTCAAATCATCTTACATGAATCAGCAACCGGTGGAGGGTTTTTCCAAACTTTCGAAGCAGCGCAAAATAGACTGGCTAATTAAAGAATACCTAAGCGGTGACCGCAGTTACGAGCAAATTCTGCAGCAGTACTGGAACGGTGACGCTGTTTTACAGAAACTTCATGAAGAGTTCTCGGAGAATACCATCTCTAATTTTTATATGCCCTACGGCATTGCTCCCAATTTCCTTATAGACGGCAAACTGCTGGCACTTCCCATGGCCGTAGAAGAGAGTTCGGTAGTAGCCGCTGCCTCCAAAGCCGCAAAATTCTGGATTGATAAAGGAGGTTTTAAGACGACCATCATCAACACCAAGAAACTGGGGCATACCCATTTCATTATTAATGTTGAGCCGCATAAACTGCAGCACTTCTTCAACTTCAAACTCAAGAAAAGGCTTTTTGAGGCTACTGAAGAGATTACGAAGAACATGCGTAACCGTGGTGGCGGCATACTGAACATCCGTCTTATTGACAAAACCGCGGATCTGGAGAATTACTTCCAGCTTAAAGCCAGTTTTGATACCGTGGATTCCATGGGCGCCAATTTCATCAATTCCTGCCTGGAGCAGTTTGGCAAAACTTTAACGGAAGAGGTAGCAAAAGATGAAACCTTTACCCGGGAGGAAAAAGAATCGCTGCAGATTGTGATGAACATCCTGTCCAATTTTACGCCCGACTGTATTGTAAGGGCTGAGGTTTCCTGCAAGATTGAAGACCTGAAAGATGACAGCGGTATATCGAATGAAGAGTTCGCCACCAAATTCAAACGTGCCGTCACCATTGCTGAGATCGAGCCTTTCCGTGCGACCACGCATAACAAAGGAATTATGAACGGTGTAGACGCGGTGGTGATTGCCACCGGCAACGATTTCCGTGCTACAGAAGCCTGCGCACATGCCTACGCCGCAAAAGACGGTAAATATTCAAGTTTAACACACTGTACCATTGATAACGGAATTTTCAGATTCTGGATAGACCTGCCTATCTCGGTGGGAGTTGTAGGTGGCCTCACCAATCTGCATCCTTTGGTGAAATTTTCCCTGGCGCTGCTGGGCAAACCGTCAGCACAGGAACTGATGAGCATCCTGGCAGTTTCGGGACTGGCGCAGAATTTTGCAGCCATCCGTTCACTTGTTACCACCGGTATCCAGAAAGGCCATATGAAAATGCACTTACTGAATATCCTGAATCAGTTAGGCGCTACAGAAGAGGAGAAGAATCATTTTGTCACTTATTTCAAGGACAAAACGGTGACACATCACGAGGTGATCACTCAATTTAACAGCTTAAGGGCAAAATAA
- a CDS encoding DUF423 domain-containing protein: protein MKTFTLVVGAVYGLLSVILGAFGAHALKKIISAEKLVSFETGVRYQMYSALFLLIVGYILKFESPSEKWISILMIAGTFIFSFSIYLLSMSEAWNMNFKFLGPITPIGGLMMIISWAMLIFYFLKNRV from the coding sequence ATGAAGACATTTACATTGGTTGTTGGTGCAGTTTACGGACTTTTGTCTGTAATTTTAGGTGCATTTGGCGCACACGCACTGAAGAAGATCATTTCTGCAGAGAAGCTGGTAAGTTTTGAGACCGGCGTAAGGTATCAGATGTACTCTGCCCTATTCCTGCTCATCGTGGGGTATATCCTGAAATTTGAAAGTCCTTCTGAAAAATGGATTTCCATCCTGATGATTGCGGGAACTTTTATTTTCTCATTCAGCATTTATTTACTCAGTATGAGTGAGGCCTGGAATATGAATTTCAAATTCCTGGGACCCATTACCCCAATTGGAGGACTCATGATGATAATTTCCTGGGCCATGCTAATCTTTTATTTTCTGAAAAACCGGGTTTAA
- the sucC gene encoding ADP-forming succinate--CoA ligase subunit beta, which yields MNLHEYQSKEILAKYGVNIQRGFIANNVEEAVDAANKLKEMTGGAEGWVVKAQVHAGGRGKGGGVKFSPNVEKLKENAENIIGMQLITPQTSAEGKKVNFVLVAEDVYYPGASETKEFYVSILLDRALGKNTVVYSTEGGMDIEHVAEVTPHLIHKEVIDPALGLQGFQARKIAFNLGLSGNAFKEFTKFITNLYNAYVGIDASLFEINPVLKTSDDKIIAVDAKVTLDGNGLFRHKDLEALRDTREEDPTDVEAGDAGLNFVKLDGDVACMVNGAGLAMATMDIIKLSGGNPANFLDVGGTADAERVQKAFGIILKDPNVKAILINIFGGIVRCDRVAQGVVDAYKAMGSLPVPLIVRLQGTNAVEAKQLIDNSGLPVHSAITLEEAANKVKEVLAK from the coding sequence ATGAATCTTCACGAGTATCAGTCCAAAGAGATTTTAGCAAAATACGGCGTTAATATTCAGCGCGGTTTTATCGCCAATAATGTAGAGGAGGCAGTAGATGCAGCCAACAAATTAAAAGAAATGACCGGAGGTGCCGAAGGTTGGGTGGTAAAAGCGCAGGTTCACGCAGGTGGCCGTGGTAAAGGCGGCGGTGTAAAATTCTCTCCAAACGTTGAAAAACTGAAGGAAAATGCAGAGAACATCATCGGTATGCAGCTGATAACCCCACAAACTTCTGCTGAAGGTAAGAAGGTGAACTTTGTACTTGTTGCTGAAGATGTATATTATCCCGGAGCTTCTGAAACCAAAGAATTTTATGTTTCTATCCTTTTGGACAGGGCATTAGGCAAAAATACAGTGGTATATTCTACTGAAGGTGGGATGGACATTGAGCATGTAGCCGAAGTTACCCCACACCTTATCCATAAAGAAGTGATTGATCCTGCATTGGGTCTTCAGGGTTTCCAGGCTCGTAAGATTGCTTTCAACCTGGGACTTAGCGGTAACGCGTTTAAAGAATTCACGAAGTTCATCACGAATCTTTACAATGCTTATGTAGGTATTGATGCTTCTCTTTTCGAAATCAACCCTGTTCTTAAGACTTCTGACGATAAAATTATCGCGGTAGATGCCAAAGTAACCCTGGACGGTAACGGACTTTTCCGTCACAAAGACCTGGAAGCACTTAGAGATACACGTGAGGAGGATCCAACTGATGTTGAGGCTGGCGATGCCGGACTGAACTTCGTTAAACTGGACGGTGATGTTGCCTGTATGGTAAACGGTGCCGGTCTGGCAATGGCAACTATGGACATCATCAAGCTTTCCGGCGGTAATCCGGCTAACTTCCTGGACGTGGGTGGTACAGCTGATGCGGAAAGAGTTCAGAAAGCATTTGGAATCATCCTTAAAGATCCAAATGTAAAAGCCATCCTTATCAACATCTTCGGTGGTATCGTACGTTGCGACCGTGTTGCACAGGGAGTTGTAGATGCCTATAAAGCAATGGGAAGCCTTCCTGTTCCTTTGATCGTAAGATTACAGGGAACCAATGCTGTAGAAGCAAAACAACTTATTGACAATTCCGGTTTACCTGTACATTCTGCAATCACACTGGAAGAAGCAGCCAATAAAGTAAAAGAAGTTCTGGCAAAATAA
- the pfkA gene encoding 6-phosphofructokinase, with amino-acid sequence MAEHHIKKLAVLTSGGDAPGMNAAIRAVVRTSNYFGLECYGIREGFNGLIAGNITKMGPRSVSNIINLGGTILKSARSEEFRTEEGRKKAFEQCKENGIDALVCIGGDGTFTGAKIFNEEYGIQTIGVPGTIDNDIFGTDTTIGYDTALNTAMDAIDKIRDTATSHNRIFFVEVMGRDAGFIALNSGIATGAVDILIPEQKDSMEELFDTFDKAAKRGKNSSIVVVAEGEKLGNVYDLSEQTKKKYPNYDIRIAVLGHIQRGGSPSCADRVLASRLGYGAVTGLMEGRNNVMAGMRSNKLVFTPIEEAIKKHNTINKDLLKISEILAL; translated from the coding sequence ATGGCAGAGCATCACATTAAGAAACTAGCGGTTTTAACATCGGGCGGCGACGCGCCGGGAATGAATGCCGCCATTCGTGCAGTCGTACGGACTTCCAACTACTTCGGACTGGAGTGCTACGGCATCCGCGAAGGTTTCAATGGTCTCATAGCCGGAAACATTACCAAGATGGGGCCGCGATCGGTGAGCAATATCATCAATCTGGGCGGTACCATCCTTAAATCTGCCAGGTCGGAAGAATTCAGGACTGAGGAAGGCCGAAAGAAAGCCTTCGAGCAGTGTAAAGAGAATGGAATTGACGCCCTGGTTTGCATTGGTGGCGACGGTACTTTTACGGGCGCCAAGATTTTCAACGAAGAATATGGGATACAGACTATTGGTGTTCCGGGCACCATAGACAATGATATTTTCGGTACAGATACAACAATAGGTTACGACACTGCACTGAATACGGCCATGGACGCTATCGATAAGATCCGCGACACGGCCACTTCCCACAACAGGATATTCTTTGTAGAGGTGATGGGCAGGGATGCCGGTTTTATCGCCCTGAATTCCGGAATCGCCACGGGTGCGGTAGACATCCTTATACCCGAGCAGAAAGACAGTATGGAGGAACTCTTCGACACTTTTGACAAAGCTGCGAAACGCGGTAAGAATTCGAGTATCGTTGTAGTGGCCGAGGGTGAAAAACTCGGAAATGTGTACGACCTTTCTGAACAGACCAAAAAGAAATATCCAAATTACGATATCAGGATCGCTGTGCTGGGACATATACAGCGCGGAGGCTCGCCCAGCTGTGCCGACCGTGTTTTGGCCAGCCGCTTAGGTTACGGTGCTGTAACCGGACTTATGGAAGGGCGTAATAATGTGATGGCAGGTATGCGGAGCAATAAACTGGTCTTCACCCCTATAGAAGAAGCTATTAAAAAACACAATACCATCAACAAAGACCTGCTGAAGATCTCCGAGATCCTCGCGCTTTAA
- the gap gene encoding type I glyceraldehyde-3-phosphate dehydrogenase: MSTIKVGINGFGRIGRLVFRAMTERDNIEVVGINDLIDAEYMAYMLKYDSVHGEFKGEVSTEGNDLIVNGKKIRVTAEKDPNNLKWNEIGAEYIVESTGLFLSKDSAQAHINAGAKKVILSAPSKDDTPMFVMGVNHMDLTDDIKIFSNASCTTNCLAPLAKVMHDNFGIVEGLMTTVHATTATQKTVDGPSVKDWRGGRSALNNIIPSSTGAAKAVGKVIPELNGKLTGMSFRVPTADVSVVDLTVRLEKATSYEEICAAMKKASEGELKGILGYTEDAVVSQDFVGEKRTSVFDKDAGIMLSPNFVKVVSWYDNEMGYSNKLVDMLAHSATL, encoded by the coding sequence ATGTCAACAATCAAAGTAGGAATCAACGGATTCGGTAGAATTGGCCGCCTGGTCTTCAGAGCAATGACCGAAAGAGACAACATCGAAGTTGTAGGGATCAATGACCTAATCGATGCTGAGTATATGGCGTATATGCTGAAGTATGATTCTGTACACGGCGAGTTTAAAGGCGAAGTTTCCACAGAAGGAAACGACCTTATCGTAAACGGAAAGAAAATCCGCGTAACTGCCGAAAAAGACCCTAACAACCTGAAATGGAATGAAATCGGTGCTGAATATATCGTTGAATCTACAGGATTATTCCTTAGCAAAGATTCTGCACAGGCTCACATCAATGCGGGCGCAAAGAAAGTAATCCTTTCGGCACCTTCTAAAGACGACACGCCAATGTTCGTTATGGGTGTAAACCACATGGACCTTACAGACGATATTAAAATCTTCTCCAATGCTTCCTGTACAACCAACTGTCTGGCTCCGCTTGCAAAAGTAATGCATGACAATTTCGGTATTGTTGAAGGTCTTATGACAACTGTTCACGCTACCACTGCTACACAGAAAACCGTAGACGGACCTTCTGTAAAAGACTGGAGAGGCGGGCGTTCTGCACTTAACAATATCATTCCTTCTTCTACAGGTGCTGCAAAAGCCGTAGGAAAAGTAATTCCTGAACTGAACGGTAAGCTTACAGGTATGTCTTTCCGCGTACCAACGGCTGACGTTTCCGTAGTGGACCTTACAGTGAGACTGGAAAAAGCTACTTCTTACGAAGAGATCTGTGCAGCAATGAAAAAAGCTTCTGAAGGTGAACTTAAAGGAATCTTAGGTTATACAGAAGATGCAGTTGTATCTCAGGATTTCGTAGGCGAAAAGAGAACCTCAGTATTCGACAAGGATGCCGGTATCATGCTTTCTCCAAACTTCGTGAAAGTAGTTTCCTGGTATGACAACGAAATGGGTTATTCCAACAAACTGGTAGATATGCTTGCACACTCTGCAACGCTTTAG
- a CDS encoding oxygenase MpaB family protein yields MKAKPQFYQSPHFQSFWTTGNGRDLLDWSGAKPDIAQFDRYSHLYHEVDALGDAAVQETYLKLPYHEASAIVEKYSASPVSKDDEAPENLKKLFLQMQQVPEWFNADLANAGARFCMRTGTNGLIILRDFTLMGGYDFAFLNKPLVFTGALKRGAVKRLKDTLEFWVNVTREDAMQINSEAYRLIVRTRLLHSYARLKIRQKSEDWDYENWGTPINMWDMVATYTGFSLVFMQGLRKLGIIISDEEQKGVFHLWKYIGYLLGIPEKYMPDNKKEAVEQFYLWTATQGAGDKDSAYLAKALLDENLESTILRYHFQRKNLRYLHICCNWYLLDENINERLQIPKVPLPAVFPSLIKSANAVTQKIFPLQKPESYRKLVDIGHKQQMKVLDDYLTHTPKDFHY; encoded by the coding sequence ATGAAGGCTAAGCCACAATTCTATCAAAGTCCACATTTTCAGTCATTCTGGACCACCGGAAACGGCCGGGATCTGCTGGACTGGTCCGGGGCAAAACCCGATATTGCACAATTTGACAGGTATTCCCACCTGTACCATGAAGTGGATGCATTGGGCGATGCGGCGGTTCAGGAAACCTACCTGAAACTCCCCTATCATGAAGCCTCGGCGATCGTGGAGAAATATTCAGCATCGCCGGTTTCAAAGGATGATGAAGCGCCTGAAAATTTAAAAAAGCTCTTTCTCCAGATGCAGCAAGTGCCGGAATGGTTTAACGCCGACTTGGCGAATGCCGGTGCGCGCTTCTGCATGAGAACAGGAACCAACGGCCTGATCATCCTGCGCGATTTTACGCTGATGGGTGGCTACGACTTCGCTTTCCTGAACAAACCTCTTGTCTTTACCGGCGCCCTGAAACGCGGAGCCGTGAAGAGGCTAAAGGATACGCTGGAATTTTGGGTAAATGTAACCCGCGAAGATGCCATGCAAATCAATTCGGAGGCTTACAGACTCATCGTGCGCACGAGGCTGCTGCATTCCTACGCCCGGCTGAAGATTCGCCAGAAAAGTGAGGACTGGGATTACGAAAACTGGGGCACACCCATTAACATGTGGGATATGGTGGCCACCTACACCGGTTTCAGTCTTGTATTCATGCAGGGTTTACGAAAATTGGGTATTATTATTAGTGATGAGGAGCAAAAAGGTGTTTTTCACCTTTGGAAATATATCGGCTACCTGCTGGGAATCCCCGAAAAATATATGCCTGATAATAAAAAAGAAGCTGTGGAGCAGTTTTACCTTTGGACTGCTACGCAGGGCGCCGGCGACAAAGATTCGGCCTATCTGGCAAAGGCGCTTCTGGATGAGAACCTGGAATCTACTATCCTGAGATATCATTTCCAGCGTAAGAATCTGCGCTATCTGCACATATGCTGTAACTGGTATTTACTGGACGAAAACATAAACGAAAGACTTCAGATTCCTAAAGTTCCCCTGCCGGCTGTTTTCCCCTCACTTATAAAAAGTGCCAATGCCGTTACCCAGAAAATTTTCCCGCTACAAAAACCGGAAAGTTACCGCAAACTTGTGGATATCGGTCACAAACAGCAGATGAAAGTCCTGGACGATTACCTGACGCATACGCCTAAAGATTTCCATTATTAG
- the recA gene encoding recombinase RecA — protein sequence MSSNEDKKKALSLVLDKLDKTYGKGTVMTLGDASVDDSIEVIPSGSLGLDLALGVGGYPRGRVIEIYGPESSGKTTLTLHAIAEAQKTGGIAAFIDAEHAFDRHYASKLGINLDDLIISQPDNGEQALEIADNLIRSGAIDIVVIDSVAALTPKAEIEGEMGDSKMGLHARLMSQALRKLTATISRTKCTVIFINQLREKIGVMFGNPETTTGGNALKFYASVRIDIRKASAPIKTGDEAVGSRVKVKIVKNKVAPPFKMAEFDIMYGEGVSKVGEILDMAVETGIVKKSGSWFSYEETKLGQGRDAVRDMLKDNPELAEELEAKIKEEIKNK from the coding sequence ATGAGCAGTAACGAAGATAAGAAAAAAGCACTTTCATTAGTGCTGGATAAATTAGATAAAACATACGGAAAAGGTACGGTGATGACCCTGGGTGATGCGTCTGTTGATGATTCCATTGAGGTTATCCCTTCCGGTTCGCTGGGCTTGGATCTGGCTTTAGGTGTAGGCGGTTATCCGCGTGGCCGGGTCATCGAGATCTACGGTCCGGAATCCTCAGGTAAGACCACCCTTACGCTTCATGCCATTGCTGAAGCACAGAAAACGGGTGGAATTGCGGCATTCATTGACGCCGAGCACGCCTTCGACAGACATTATGCTTCCAAACTGGGTATCAACCTGGACGACCTGATAATTTCGCAGCCGGATAACGGTGAGCAGGCACTTGAAATCGCTGATAACCTGATCCGCTCAGGAGCTATTGACATCGTAGTCATTGACTCCGTGGCAGCTCTTACACCTAAAGCTGAGATAGAAGGTGAAATGGGTGACTCCAAGATGGGGCTGCACGCACGATTGATGTCTCAGGCTTTGCGTAAACTTACAGCTACCATTTCCCGTACAAAATGTACCGTTATCTTCATTAACCAGTTAAGGGAGAAAATCGGCGTGATGTTCGGAAATCCTGAAACAACAACAGGTGGTAATGCGCTTAAGTTCTATGCATCCGTAAGGATTGACATCAGAAAGGCCAGCGCACCCATCAAGACCGGTGATGAAGCTGTAGGTAGCCGTGTGAAGGTTAAGATTGTGAAAAACAAAGTAGCACCTCCGTTCAAGATGGCAGAATTTGACATTATGTACGGCGAAGGTGTTTCCAAAGTGGGAGAAATCCTGGATATGGCAGTTGAAACGGGAATCGTGAAGAAAAGCGGATCCTGGTTCAGCTATGAGGAGACGAAACTTGGCCAGGGCCGTGATGCGGTCCGGGACATGCTGAAGGACAATCCGGAACTTGCCGAGGAACTGGAAGCTAAGATCAAGGAAGAGATCAAAAACAAATAA